One part of the Sorangiineae bacterium MSr11954 genome encodes these proteins:
- a CDS encoding TetR/AcrR family transcriptional regulator, translated as MGTSEAERRKLILDAARRLLSHYGPHKTTIAEIAREAAIGVGSVYLEFPSKEAIIGALSELEHARILEAMERAIAKKKAKNASFADQIAAILDARVEMLLERGGEGLHTKDLLHCGNPSVKDAQTRFEQSERTLIARLLREGIEAGELEVDDADRTAAAMLRAYAAFSAPKIFWEAEHEVREMLRAVHELVKFGITRRVRRR; from the coding sequence ATGGGTACCTCGGAAGCGGAGCGACGCAAGCTAATCCTCGATGCCGCACGGCGCCTGCTTTCCCACTATGGGCCGCATAAAACGACCATCGCCGAGATCGCTCGCGAGGCCGCCATAGGTGTGGGCAGCGTGTACCTCGAGTTTCCGTCGAAGGAGGCGATCATCGGCGCGCTGTCGGAGCTGGAGCACGCGCGCATCCTCGAGGCGATGGAGCGCGCGATCGCCAAGAAAAAGGCGAAAAACGCAAGCTTTGCCGACCAGATCGCCGCGATCCTCGACGCGCGCGTGGAGATGCTGCTCGAGCGCGGCGGCGAGGGGCTGCACACGAAAGATCTGCTGCACTGCGGGAACCCCAGCGTCAAAGATGCGCAAACCCGCTTCGAGCAAAGCGAGCGCACCCTCATCGCGCGCCTTTTGCGCGAGGGCATCGAGGCCGGGGAGCTCGAGGTGGACGACGCGGATCGCACCGCGGCCGCGATGCTGCGCGCCTATGCGGCGTTCTCCGCTCCGAAGATTTTTTGGGAGGCGGAGCACGAGGTGCGCGAGATGCTGCGCGCGGTGCACGAGCTGGTGAAATTCGGGATCACGCGGCGCGTTCGCCGGCGGTAG